The following coding sequences lie in one Aspergillus luchuensis IFO 4308 DNA, chromosome 8, nearly complete sequence genomic window:
- the PPH21 gene encoding serine/threonine-protein phosphatase (COG:T;~EggNog:ENOG410PG4N;~InterPro:IPR004843,IPR029052,IPR006186;~PFAM:PF00149;~antiSMASH:Cluster_8.16;~go_function: GO:0016787 - hydrolase activity [Evidence IEA]) yields the protein MIVDITSRPDNQSKPRGSDYQHIRNLDALIDQLSNCITLSEDDIERLCDQAREVVQDESNVQPVSSPVTVCGDIHGQYHDLIELFRISGPCPDTNYLFMGDYVDRGYHSVESVSLLVALKVRYPKRITILRGNHESRQITQVYGFYDECLRKYGNARVWTLFTDLFDYLPLTALIDNRIFCLHGGLSPSIDTLDHVRKVDRVHEPPHEGPMCDLLWSDPDDRYGWGISPRGAGYTFGKDISDAFNHNNGLSLIARAHQMVMDGYLWSHDRNVVTVFSAPNYCYRCGNLAAILEVDEKLNYQFIQFDPSPRTGEPTMHRRTPDYFL from the exons ATGATAGTCGACATTACGAGTAGGCCAGATAATCAGTCGAAGCCAAGGGGATCGGACTATCAACATATCCGGAACTTGGACGCATTGATCGACCAATTGAGTAATTGTATAACCTTGTCGGAGGATGATATAGAGCGATTATGCGATCAG gcAAGGGAGGTGGTGCAAGACGAATCAAACGTACAGCCAGTT TCCAGCCCCGTTACAGTCTGTGGCGATATTCACGGCCAGTATCATGACCTGATCGAGCTATTCCGAATAAGTGGACCATGTCCAGACACCAATTACCTCTTCATGG GTGACTACGTTGACCGCGGCTACCACTCTGTCGAATCGGTATCCCTCCTCGTAGCCCTCAAAGTCCGCTACCCGAAGCGCATAACGATTCTTCGTGGGAATCACGAGTCCCGGCAAATCACCCAAGTATATGGCTTCTACGACGAATGTCTGCGGAAGTACGGCAACGCCAGGGTATGGACATTGTTTACAGACCTATTCGACTACCTCCCTCTTACCGCTCTTATCGACAACCGCATCTTCTGTCTCCACGGAGGGCTAAGTCCCTCCATTGATACTCTGGATCATGTTCGAAAGGTAGACCGAGTACATGAACCTCCTCATGAAGGCCCGATGTGTGATCTCCTCTGGAGCGACCCGGATGACAGATACGGTTGGGGCATTTCGCCTCGTGGCGCCGGGTACACCTTTGGAAAGGATATCTCTGACGCGTTCAATCATAATAACGGTCTCAGTCTTATCGCGCGAGCACATCAGATGGTAATGGATGGGTATCTTTGGTCACACGATAGAAACGTAGTTACGGTTTTCTCTG CTCCGAATTACTGCTACCGTTGTGGCAATCTAGCGGCCATATTGGAAGTGGATGAAAAACTCAACTATCAATT TATACAGTTTGACCCTTCGCCACGGACTGGAGAGCCTACAATGCATAGGAGGACGCCGGATTACTTTCTATAG
- the PPH3 gene encoding serine/threonine-protein phosphatase (COG:T;~EggNog:ENOG410QDCN;~InterPro:IPR029052,IPR031675,IPR037979,IPR006186, IPR004843;~PFAM:PF00149,PF16891;~go_component: GO:0000164 - protein phosphatase type 1 complex [Evidence IEA];~go_component: GO:0072357 - PTW/PP1 phosphatase complex [Evidence IEA];~go_function: GO:0004722 - protein serine/threonine phosphatase activity [Evidence IEA];~go_function: GO:0016787 - hydrolase activity [Evidence IEA]), which produces MAEEDTVNLDALIERLVAVRGSRPGKLVEISEAEIEYLCRTAREIFLTQPILLELEAPIKVCGDIHGQYYDLLRLFEYGGFPPESNYLFLGDYVDRGKQSIECICLLLAYKIKYPENFFILRGNHECASINRIYGFYDECKRRYNVRLWKTFIDCFNCLPLVAIIEDKIFCMHGGLSPDLSSMEQIRRIMRPTDIPDEGLLCDLLWADPGKHILGWGANERGVSFTFGPDVVHRFIQRHDLDLICRAHECVQDGYEFFAKRQLITLFSAPNYCGEFDNSGAMLDIDEELMCSFKILKPAEKRKQIFGKRSGKEKGR; this is translated from the exons atggcagaggaggacACCGTGAACTTGGATGCTCTTATTGAGAGGTTAGTAGCAGTAAGAGGGTCACGACCAGGTAAACTTGTTGAAATAAGCGAGGCCGAAATCGAATATCTCTGCCGCACGGCGCGGGAGATCTTCCTCACCCAACCGATACTACTAGAACTTGAGGCACCTATCAAG GTCTGCGGCGACATCCACGGACAATACTACGACCTACTACGCCTATTCGAATACGGTGGCTTTCCACCCGAATCCAACTACTTGTTTCTCGGTGACTACGTGGATCGCGGCAAACAGTCCATAGAATGTATCTGTCTCCTGTTAGCCTACAAGATCAAGTATCCGGAGAACTTTTTCATTTTGCGAGGGAATCATGAATGCGCATCCATCAATCGCATCTACGGATTCTACGACGAATGTAAACGAAGGTATAATGTCAGGCTTTGGAAGACATTCATCGATTGCTTCAACTGTCTCCCTCTTGTCGCTATTATAGAAGACAAGATATTTTGTATGCATGGAGGGCTTAGCCCGGACTTGAGTTCTATGGAACAAATCCGGCGCATTATGCGACCTACGGAT ATCCCCGATGAGGGTTTACTATGCGACCTCCTCTGGGCCGACCCGGGCAAGCATATTCTGGGCTGGGGCGCGAACGAACGTGGTGTATCGTTTACTTTCGGTCCTGATGTGGTCCATCGGTTTATCCAGAGGCATGATCTCGACCTTATATGCCGCGCACATGAGTGTGTTCAGGATGGATATGAGTTCTTCGCTAAGAGACAGCTCATAACTCTTTTCAGTGCGCCAAATTATTGTGGCGAGTTTGATAATTCGGGGGCTATGCTGGATATTGATGAGGAACTTATGTGCTCGTTTAAG attttaaaGCCGGCCGAGAAACGGAAGCAGATTTTTGGAAAGCGATCgggcaaagaaaaaggtcgTTAA
- a CDS encoding uncharacterized protein (COG:S;~EggNog:ENOG410PXA4;~TransMembrane:6 (o12-32i44-64o84-106i118-144o164-188i200-226o)), which yields MPSLASRQVAVIVSFAILNALALVAVGLRFYARAFIRRKIQVHDSLTIISLVMLIGYTTCLLVATVNGGVGTQAIVSGLSITSVLKTFFASQLFWAIGIACFRLAIPDLYIHTFPVQRFCIAAYVPEGTIVPYLIGSIATTLRLCRPLAYYWNPSLEGSCDNAVTAELAAAVINMILDIIAVLLKVPVIWNLQMAIDKKVAVTATFGLGLVAILTVAEMAVGIMVACAPTFGPVICPSRRRRFAEQEQGLSGSSHASGGRWPLKRSRQNAIASSASTPEHHPYRQFTSVHYDTSLECKVRTLGVGLFGTSIRTHTPAKSLCLSRLNKLKHCNDDLESESTGEQAWRNSSSSSDIESTKL from the exons ATGCCCTCCCTCGCATCGAGACAAGTAGCTGTCATTGTCAGCTTCGCAATATTGAATGCATTGGCTCTGGTAGCCGTGGGTTTGAGGTTCTACGCTCGAGCCTTCATACGGAGAAAAATCCAAGTTCATGATAGTCTTACAATCATCTCGTTGGTTATGCTCATTGGCTACACAACCTGTCTTCTAGTTGCTACAGTCAACGGAGGCGTCGGTACACAGGCTATAGTATCTGGGCTTAGCATCACGAGCGTGTTGAAG ACTTTCTTCGCCTCCCAGCTATTTTGGGCAATTGGAATAGCCTGCTTCCGTCTTGCAATCCCTGACCTCTACATTCACACCTTCCCAGTTCAAAGGTTTTGTATCGCGGCATATGTACCAGAAGGAACCATCGTGCCGTATCTCATTGGTAGCATTGCCACCACACTACGTCTCTGTCGCCCATTAGCATACTACTGGAATCCAAGCCTCGAGGGCTCATGTGACAATGCAGTGACTGCGGAACTCGCGGCGGCCGTCATTAATATGATCCTTGATATCATCGCCGTATTACTGAAAGTACCAGTTATTTGGAATTTACAAATGGCCATCGACAAAAAGGTAGCTGTCACGGCCACCTTTGGTCTGGGACTAGT TGCCATTTTGACTGTGGCGGAGATGGCAGTTGGAATCATGGTGGCCTGTGCACCCACCTTTGGCCCGGTCATTTGTCCTAGCCGCAGAAGACGGTTCgcagagcaggagcaggGCCTCAGTGGCAGCAGTCACGCCAGCGGTGGTCGGTGGCCCTTGAAGCGATCGAGACAGAATGCtattgcttcttctgcgtcTACCCCTGAGCATCACCCCTACAGACAGTTTACATCCGTTCACTACGACACGAGTCTAGAATGCAAAGTGAGAACTCTCGGAGTGGGCTTATTCGGAACTTCCATCAGAACACACACCCCAGCAAAGTCTCTATGTCTGAGCAGGTTGAACAAGCTCAAACATTGCAACGATGATTTAGAATCGGAATCCACTGGTGAACAAGCCTGGAGGAACAGCTCTTCATCAAGCGATATTGAATCAACCAAGCTATAA
- a CDS encoding Zn(II)2Cys6 transcription factor domain-containing protein (COG:S;~EggNog:ENOG410PR0A;~InterPro:IPR036864,IPR001138;~PFAM:PF00172;~TransMembrane:1 (i236-255o);~go_function: GO:0000981 - DNA-binding transcription factor activity, RNA polymerase II-specific [Evidence IEA];~go_function: GO:0008270 - zinc ion binding [Evidence IEA];~go_process: GO:0006355 - regulation of transcription, DNA-templated [Evidence IEA]), translating to MKPSRYSTSRQKACQQCASAKARCDRRSGGREPCSRCMHRGISCSYVPDDASERNPTSPVAPPSPFSVSDSSLRGLGSGVLAMSNLSTSTLPSSMGTEVLVNTQNGLSALEDVLDFSSLDLVCPINADDIQNRWIQAYIPMPGQAVKNYPDGVRSYIYLTLRSYSAMAVSGRGTLPFIHPKQMIAQPAGSPLTTCLSLVRICSNQLPGSSQAAVSVLRREIQTLDHDRVKYTSDGLFAAFQSYLIYSMVLFFVLGQSCDDDFRAIMTSLQELACASSRQGLICAADQRRARPKWEEWIITEAKRRTLYVMYLFDSILSSQEGLPTFLGTELRGLPAPANKLLWQAETRYEWEREYNVHMADWMEGCLTIDELWPTPDDLGEVGVARRRARVDQWLQNLDEYGTMLFAIMRCTHGD from the coding sequence ATGAAACCTTCTAGATACTCCACCTCTAGGCAAAAGGCCTGTCAGCAGTGTGCTAGTGCGAAAGCTCGTTGTGACCGCAGATCTGGAGGCAGGGAGCCATGCTCGAGATGCATGCATCGTGGCATCTCATGCTCGTATGTTCCAGATGATGCTTCTGAGCGGAATCCGACAAGCCCGGTAGCACCACCCAGTCCATTCTCGGTGTCGGATTCCTCACTTAGAGGTTTGGGAAGTGGCGTTCTGGCCATGAGTAACTTGTCAACTTCAACACTACCATCATCTATGGGCACCGAAGTGCTTGTTAACACTCAGAACGGGTTATCTGCGTTGGAAGATGTCTTAGACTTTTCATCTCTTGACCTGGTGTGCCCTATCAATGCCGATGATATTCAGAATCGTTGGATCCAGGCATATATCCCGATGCCTGGACAAGCAGTCAAAAACTACCCTGATGGTGTTAGatcatatatatacttgaCTCTCAGGTCGTACTCTGCGATGGCTGTCAGTGGCCGGGGGACCCTGCCCTTCATTCATCCCAAGCAGATGATCGCGCAGCCAGCCGGTTCACCCCTCACTACCTGCCTGAGCTTAGTACGAATATGCTCGAACCAGCTTCCTGGCAGTAGTCAGGCAGCAGTTAGTGTCCTACGTCGAGAAATACAAACTCTGGATCATGATCGGGTGAAATACACCAGTGATGGTCTGTTTGCCGCGTTCCAGTCTTACCTGATTTACTCCATGGTTTTGTTCTTCGTACTCGGACAATCATGCGATGATGACTTTCGCGCTATAATGACGAGCCTGCAAGAGCTAGCCTGCGCTTCATCTCGGCAAGGGTTGATATGTGCGGCTGATCAACGACGAGCGCGACCGAAGTGGGAAGAATGGATTATAACGGAGGCCAAGCGTCGGACACTTTACGTTATGTATTTGTTCGATAGTATCCTCTCTAGCCAGGAGGGTCTTCCTACCTTCCTTGGCACTGAGCTACGAGGTCTGCCTGCTCCGGCCAATAAGCTACTGTGGCAGGCAGAAACGCGGTATGAGTGGGAGAGGGAATATAACGTACATATGGCGGACTGGATGGAAGGATGTCTAACCATTGACGAGTTATGGCCCACGCCTGATGATTTaggggaggttggggttgCAAGGAGGCGTGCAAGGGTGGATCAGTGGCTGCAGAACCTTGATGAATATGGAACAATGCTTTTCGCCATTATGAGATGTACTCACGGCGACTGA
- a CDS encoding cysteine hydrolase (COG:S;~EggNog:ENOG410PX1B;~InterPro:IPR000868,IPR036380;~PFAM:PF00857) has translation MDSTANSSINFGENYAVLNLDWITVLIDAVKDTPEGHALIENLAKWNHAVHESASRPLTVFSTLSFHPGQPEVQPGTPFANLIAPFGEFRHGSPETQIYKAFSVDSQDIVLPKTRWSAMTGSVLEQILQAHGVKTVIISGLTLSGVVMATIYRLFDSDYNVYVIRENVLDLPVEQHSAFANVMLDMLLPKMGIKVISVDEAINALS, from the exons ATGGATAGCACTGCCAACAGCTCTATCAACTTTGGCGAAAACTATGCCGTTCTAAACCTAGACTGGATCACGGTGCTTATCGACGCCGTCAAAGACACCCCTGAAGGCCACGCCTTAATAGAAAACTTGGCCAAATGGAACCATGCCGTTCATGAAAGCGCGTCTCGTCCTCTAACCGTTTTCTCTACACTCTCTTTTCATCCCGGCCAGCCAGAAGTCCAACCCGGTACTCCTTTTGCCAACCTCATTGCCCCCTTCGGAGAGTTCAGACACGGTTCCCCCGAAACCCAAATTTACAAGGCATTCAGTGTGGACAGTCAAGATATCGTTCTCCCAAAGACTAGGTGGTCCGCAATGACGGGAAGTGTACTGGAGCAGATCTTGCAGGCACATGGAGTCAAGACGGTTATCATT TCTGGGTTGACTCTTTCTGGCGTGGTGATGGCTACGATCTATCGGCTCTTTGATTCGGACTACAATGTCTATGTTATCAGGGAAAATGTCTTGGATTTACCAGTTGAGCAGCATTCGGCATTTGCGAATGTTATGCTCGATATGTTGCTGCCGAAGATGGGCATTAAAGTCATCTCGGTGGATGAGGCAATTAATGCTTTGAGCTGA
- a CDS encoding putative MFS multidrug transporter (COG:G;~EggNog:ENOG410PFF2;~InterPro:IPR020846,IPR011701,IPR036259;~PFAM:PF07690;~SECRETED:SignalP(1-17);~TransMembrane:9 (n2-12c17/18o33-50i57-81o87-107i164-186o206-230i271-290o296-324i336-357o363-387i);~go_function: GO:0022857 - transmembrane transporter activity [Evidence IEA];~go_process: GO:0055085 - transmembrane transport [Evidence IEA]) — MCTFIVFLGACIGLAETKNYATLIVLRCLQSTGSASTIAIGSGVISDITTRAERGGYMGIFQAGLLVPVAVGPVIGGAIAGSLGWKAIFWFLTIYSGAFLCFLIVFLPETLRSIVGNGALKSSNPLVKFPLDIYQKTTKVDWEHILDGQSQRVAKKKIDVLGPLRILISNHAAPIIIFLAVYYAVWQMSITAMSSLFESRYGLSEMQIGLTFIANGVGSMIGTLITGKILDADYRRVKARYEASLDSEQREDTTAATREENFPLEKARLRLVPIFSILQCLSIILFGWTINYSRKVHIAVPIVSTFITGWTAVSTQSLIMTYLVDVFPDRSAAASASLNLARCLFAAGGTSFIMPLINSVGVGVAFTICVAVQLLALVGPLIQWRFAAGWRRKERERDAQRADVKN, encoded by the coding sequence ATGTGCACATTCATTGTCTTTCTAGGCGCCTGCATCGGACTTGCAGAGACGAAGAACTACGCGACACTTATTGTTCTCCGATGTCTCCAAAGTACAGGAAGCGCTAGCACGATTGCAATTGGATCTGGCGTTATTAGCGATATCACCACTCGGGCCGAGCGAGGTGGCTACATGGGAATCTTCCAAGCTGGCCTGCTCGTCCCCGTTGCCGTCGGTCCCGTAATTGGAGGTGCAATTGCTGGGTCCTTGGGATGGAAGGCAATCTTTTGGTTCCTAACCATTTACAGCGGCGCTTTCCTCTGCTTTCTCATCGTATTTCTGCCAGAGACTCTTCGATCGATCGTTGGCAATGGGGCCCTGAAGTCTTCCAACCCACTGGTGAAGTTTCCGCTGGATATATATCAGAAAACGACCAAGGTCGATTGGGAGCATATTCTGGATGGCCAATCGCAGCGCGTagcgaagaaaaagattGATGTTTTGGGCCCGCTCCGTATACTCATCAGTAACCACGCGGCACCgattattattttcctcGCTGTTTATTATGCCGTATGGCAGATGAGCATCACAGCGATGTCCTCCCTTTTCGAAAGCCGCTATGGTTTGTCCGAGATGCAAATTGGTTTGACGTTCATCGCGAACGGTGTCGGATCCATGATTGGAACACTCATTACTGGTAAAATTCTCGATGCCGACTATCGTCGGGTGAAGGCCAGGTACGAGGCTTCACTTGATTCAGAGCAGAGGGAGGATACCACTGCTGCTACACGCGAAGAGAACTTTCCCCTCGAGAAGGCCCGCCTTCGACTTGTGCcgatcttctccatccttcaGTGCCTTTCTATCATCTTGTTTGGTTGGACAATTAATTATTCCCGCAAGGTACACATCGCTGTGCCTATCGTCTCGACCTTTATCACGGGCTGGACTGCTGTCTCCACACAGTCTCTTATCATGACTTATCTTGTTGATGTTTTCCCCGATAGAAGCGCTGCGGCTAGTGCGAGTTTGAACCTTGCACGGTGTCTCTTTGCTGCGGGAGGTACAAGCTTCATCATGCCTCTTATCAATagtgttggggttggggtggcGTTTACCATTTGCGTCGCTGTCCAGCTGCTCGCATTGGTAGGACCTTTGATTCAGTGGAGGTTTGCCGCtgggtggagaagaaaggagagggagCGGGATGCCCAAAGGGCGGACGTGAAGAACTAA
- a CDS encoding uncharacterized protein (COG:L;~EggNog:ENOG410PQK2;~InterPro:IPR012337,IPR002156,IPR036397;~PFAM:PF00075;~go_function: GO:0003676 - nucleic acid binding [Evidence IEA];~go_function: GO:0004523 - RNA-DNA hybrid ribonuclease activity [Evidence IEA]), with the protein MGTLMVVINPIMAAGGYDNDRRVGTGRVLPTKFNPPYSDDTPHSLFPPGIKVDCVPQVHRFIRRNNPRELLIYTNGTCVENGGAVPRGGCGEPRGGCGVVYRSPVDLPEGKLNHFKVPLEIKGPSGRRYPHTSERAELRAVIAALRFRCWTGEGFNKLVIATDSEYVVEGATCWVQGWIQRGWKTRTGNPVSNRDLWECLLGELERWYDHGMDIQFWQIPKEWNTEAARLAEQAALETPARAFGDVSGYMV; encoded by the coding sequence ATGGGTACCCTCATGGTGGTCATCAACCCAATCATGGCCGCTGGCGGCTACGACAATGATCGCAGAGTCGGAACAGGACGTGTCCTTCCTACCAAGTTCAATCCTCCCTATTCTGACGATACACCACATTCTCTTTTCCCACCTGGCATCAAAGTCGACTGTGTACCCCAGGTCCATCGCTTCATTCGACGAAACAACCCCCGCGAGCTCCTTATCTACACGAATGGCACCTGTGTGGAGAACGGCGGAGCCGTCCCCAGAGGAGGCTGTGGCGAGCCCAGAGGGGGCTGTGGTGTTGTCTACCGGTCTCCCGTGGACCTTCCTGAAGGCAAACTCAATCACTTCAAGGTCCCCCTGGAGATCAAGGGACCCAGCGGCCGAAGATATCCCCACACGAGCGAGCGAGCTGAGTTAAGGGCCGTAATTGCAGCCCTCCGGTTCCGCTGCTGGACCGGAGAAGGGTTCAACAAATTGGTGATCGCGACGGATTCCGAGtatgtggtggagggagcaACATGTTGGGTCCAGGGATGGATTCAGAGGGGTTGGAAGACAAGAACAGGAAATCCTGTTAGTAATCGGGACTTGTGGGAGTGTTTACTGGGTGAATTGGAGCGGTGGTATGATCATGGTATGGACATCCAATTCTGGCAGATTCCGAAAGAATGGAATACCGAGGCAGCTCGCCTTGCTGAACAGGCCGCATTGGAGACACCAGCTAGAGCGTTTGGCGATGTTTCCGGATACATGGTTTGA
- a CDS encoding glycoside hydrolase family 15 protein (CAZy:GH15;~COG:G;~EggNog:ENOG410PK47;~InterPro:IPR011613,IPR008928,IPR012341;~PFAM:PF00723;~go_process: GO:0005975 - carbohydrate metabolic process [Evidence IEA]), protein MDPANEYCGLEDYGLVGDMHTCALVSKNGSVDSMCWPVFDSPSIFCRILDKEKGGHFSITPDRRLKNPLSKQRYRPYTNMLETRWIHEEGVVNILDYFPIAKPKPHVVEKGLPQWCRCYQNKGSAQQEACRSGMVRKAECVRGEMEIEIELFPAFNYARDSHIAQQSSASDDGIQVYHFQSESQNLAVSVLGDKGDISEDDSELSIEFELSDRPGHLGPGLIGKVTLKEGQSVTMLLHDQESITCNAQDLAPYLQQIERTTGDFWSDWTSKCTFRGHYREQVERSLLVLKLLTYKPTGAIVAAPTFSLPEHIGGSRNWDYRYSWVRDAAFTVYVFLKNGYPEEAESYINFIFERIFPPMDKNPKPGEPFLPIMITIHGEREIPEMELDHLEGYRGSRPVRIGNGAATHIQLDIYGELMDSIYLYNKHAADISYDQWRAIRRMIDFVIQIRHQPDQSIWEVRGPPQNFVYSKIMLWVALDRGVRLAEKRSNLPCPDRARWMHERDALYDEIMTKGYNAEKGFFCMSYENQDAMDAAVLIAPLVFFVAPNDPRLLSTIQKITDVPAKGGLSVANMVSRYDTGKVDDGVGGNEGAFLMVTFWLVEAMMRAAKSKAYLPHDPFFQQLRKTATSQFDSILSFANHLGMFSEEVATSGEQIGNMPQAFSHLACVSAAMNLGGGGDR, encoded by the exons ATGGATCCAGCAAACGAATACTGTGGGCTTGAAGACTATGGCCTGGTGGGGGACATGCACACTTGTGCACTGGTCAGCAAGAATGGCAGCGTCGACTCCATGTGCTggcccgtgttcgattcTCCTTCCATCTTCTGCCGCATTCtagacaaggagaagggaggccATTTTTCAATTACCCCGGATCGCAGGTTGAAAAATCCACTCAGTAAGCAGCGCTATCGTCCGTACACCAACATGCTGGAGACCCGCTGGATTCATGAGGAGGGTGTGGTAAATATCCTGGATTATTTTCCGATTGCAAAACCCAAGCCGCATGTGGTCGAGAAAGGACTTCCTCAGTGGTGCCGATGCTATCAGAATAAAGGCTCTGCACAACAGGAGGCATGTCGTTCAGGGATGGTACGGAAAGCAGAGTGCGTGCGTGGTGAAATGGAGATAGAAATCGAGCTCTTCCCGGCGTTCAATTACGCCCGCGATTCACATATAGCCCAACAGTCTTCAGCTTCGGACGACGGTATCCAAGTTTACCACTTCCAGTCAGAGAGTCAGAATCTGGCTGTCAGCGTTTTGGGAGACAAGGGTGATATTTCTGAGGACGACTCTGAACTTAGCATTGAATTCGAACTGTCCGACCGACCCGGCCACCTGGGCCCCGGTCTGATTGGGAAGGTTACCTTAAAAGAAGGACAGTCCGTCACTATGCTTCTTCACGATCAGGAATCCATAACGTGCAATGCCCAGGATTTAGCGCCATATCTACAGCAGATTGAGCGAACGACTGGCGATTTCTGGTCAGATTGGACCAGCAAATGCACCTTCCGAGGCCACTACCGCGAGCAAGTGGAGCGCAGTCTACTCGTTCTGAAGCTTCTGACCTACAAGCCAACCGGAGCAATCGTGGCAGCTCCCACCTTCTCACTACCTGAGCATATAGGTGGGAGTCGCAACTGGGACTATCGGTATTCATGGGTACGCGATGCCGCATTCACCGTCTATGTGTTCTTGAAGAACGGCTatccagaagaagccgaatCGTACATCAACTTCATTTTCGAGCGTATCTTCCCGCCGATGGATAAGAATCCAAAGCCAGGGGAGCCCTTTCTGCCTATCATGATCACTATTCATGGTGAGCGCGAGATCCCCGAGATGGAACTCGACCATCTAGAGGGGTACCGGGGGAGCCGACCGGTGCGTATCGGCAACGGTGCAGCGACTCATATCCAGCTCGATATTTACGGAGAACTTATGGACAGTATTTATCTCTACAACAAACACGCAGCCGATATCTCATACGACCAGTGGCGAGCTATCCGTCGCATGATCGATTTCGTCATCCAGATCCGCCATCAGCCTGACCAGTCCATCTGGGAAGTGCGCGGGCCACCGCAGAACTTTGTTTACTCAAAGATTATGCTTTGGGTGGCTTTGGATCGTGGCGTGCGTCTAGCGGAGAAGAGATCCAATTTACCGTGTCCGGACCGGGCACGATGGATGCACGAACGTGATGCACTATACGATGAGATCATGACCAAGGGGTATAACGCAGAGAAGGGATTTTTCTGCATGAGTTATGAGAATCAGGATGCCATGGACGCTGCTGTGCTTATTGCGCCGTTGGTGTTTTTTGTAGCGCCAAACGATCCTCGGTTGTTGAGCACCATCCAGAAGATTACGGATGTTCCCGCAAAAGGAGGGTTGAGTGTGGCTAATATGGTATCACGGTATGATACTGGGAAGGTCGATGATG GTGTTGGAGGCAACGAAGGCGCTTTCCTAATGGTCACATTCTGGCTCGTCGAAGCCATGATGCGC gcCGCCAAGTCCAAAGCATATCTTCCTCACGACCCGTTCTTCCAACAACTGCGCAAGACAGCTACATCGCAGTTCGATAGCATTCTCTCTTTTGCAAATCATCTGGGAATGTTCTCCGAGGAGGTTGCGACGTCCGGAGAGCAAATCGGCAACATGCCGCAGGCGTTTAGCCACCTGGCGTGTGTGAGTGCAGCGATGAATCTCGGCGGAGGGGGCGACCGATGA